The Candidatus Woesearchaeota archaeon genome contains the following window.
TATACTTTCTCTCTATATTATATATAGCTAGGTGGGGAGTATATCGTGCTGAAGAGGGTGCGCTATGGAAAGCAGAAAAATAATCGCGTTTGGCAGTTCGTCATTTGTCATCTCCCTGCCAAAGGCATGGATCAATCAAAACAAGCTGAAAAAAGGCGACGTGGTTCAGCTCGATGACAAAAAAACGGAATTGCTGGTCTATCCGACCAGAATCCAAAAAGACGAAGAGCCCAAGCACACGGTTATTCTCACTGATGACAAAGACCTCGATTACATTCGCACCAAAATTGTCTCATCGTATCTCAACGGCTACGGTGTTATCGACATCAAGGGCAGTCGGCTCGAACAGGACGCGGCGCACATCAAGACCATTCTCCGCAATCTGACAGGGCTTGAAATCATCCACCAATCCTCTGACAAAATCACGGCGAAAGACTTGCTTAACATCGGCGAAATAAATGTGGGCACGCTCATTCGCCGCATGGACAACATCGTGCGCTCGATGGTTATTGACGCCATCGACAGCCTGAACAAGGACCATTACACAAGCATTGTCGAGCGGGATATGGATCTGAACAGGCTCGCGTTTCTCGCATTTCGCGTTATCAAGGCCGCGCTCAGCGACAATGCGCTTGCAAAAAAACTAAATCTTTCAAACAGCGACCTTCTTCAGGACTGGCTGGTTGTTTCACGCCTCGAAAAAATCGGCGACCAGCAGAAGCGCATCGCGCGGCACCTCCGAAATGTTTCCATCCACAAAAAGCCAAAAGAAGAGCTCCACAAGATTTTGACGCTGATTCAAAACGACTACACCGACGTCATGACCGCGTATTATAAGAAAGACCTTGAGGCATCGTATCTGATTGACAACACGAACAGTGCGCGTATGCTTACTTGCAAAAATTATCTGGAAACAATTCGCGGCAATGAGCTCGTCGAAGTGGCGCGCACGATTGACCACGTCAAAAGCATGAGAACCGACATCAAGACGATTGCACGGGCGGTTATGGATGGCGAAACAACGAGCACCTCTCACCCAATATAACTCGTTTCAGTCACTTTATTCTTCTTCATCATCTGCGTGAGCTGGTCAGTGCGTTTCATGATTTCTTTTTCTACCTGCTGGATTTCCTCGTTCAGCGCTTTCAGGTTCATTTTCAGCTGTAATTTTTTTTCCAGCACCTTAAGAACTTCCTGGCTTCCTTTAACTCCCAAATAAAGAGGATGCGCGAATGTTTCAGCAAGCAGGCAGACGCCTTCAATATTTTTTTCTTTTGCCATGCCAATCAGCAGGCCCGTGGCGCCGATGATGGGTCCGACAATGCCATACAGTTTCGGTGAAACGGTGGTGCCTTTGATAAATTCCTGAACATATTTGTGGCTCGTGCCCGTGCACAGCACTTTCGGTTTCTGCGGCTCATCCTGCAGGCCGATGCCGCCGATGGCAATGAGCTCATAACACTTCAGTTCGACCATAAGGTTGAGCACGGTTTCAGAAAATTCATACGACGCGACTTCAGTGGTGGGCTGGATGTCACCAGCGAGAAACAGCAGGTCGCGCGCGCCGCCTTTTGTTTTTGCTTTGACATGATAAAATTCAATGCTCGGCAGTTCGACGAGGTTGTCTTCACGCACAAACACCGTGTGCGGCAGTGAATACGAAAAGAGCTCATAAATTTTTTTTGCCTTGAGCTCTTCAATCATAAAATCAACCGCAACTTTGCCGACGTTGCCAATGCCCGGAAGCCCTTCGATAAGGATTGGATTTTTTAATGCCGGCAGTTTCTTGACTGTTTGTTTTACTTTCCACGAAGTCATGTTCTGATTTGAGGCGGTTGAGTTTTTAAATGTTGTGTGGGTGCGGTGAGTGTTCCACAACAAACTTTAAATACCCTCATTCGCGTATCTCTAACCTAAAAGAGGCACCATGGCATTTCCACCTATTCAATTTGACAACCCCTTCGGCTGGTACGCGTTTTCCGGCGTTGCAGCCCTTGTGCTGCTCTACATGATCCGGCCGAAGATGATTGATGTCAAAATTCCCTCATTGATGTTTCTCATCAAACAGAAAGGCACCCGTGAAAAAAGCACGTTCCTTAAAAAGTTCACCACCAATGTTCTTTTTTTCCTGCAATTGATGCTGATCGCGCTTCTCGCCGCAGCTGCGACATCGCCGCTGATTTCCACAACGTATGACTCCACTGCGGAAAATACCATTATTGTGCTCGACGTGTCCGCCTCAATGCAGACAAAGGATGACAACGGCGTGCGGTTTGACACTGCGATAAAAACAGCAGCCGACTATGTGCGCGGCACGACGTCAATCATCCTCGCTGAAAGCGTGCCCCTTATTGTGTTGGACAAGGGCAGTGAAAGCAAAGCGCGCGACATTCTTTCACACCTCAACCCAAAAGAGACCAGCACGAATATCGGTGATTCGATGATTCTGGCAAATGACCTTGTCGGTGGAACAGGACAGTCCCAGCTCGATGGCCGTGTCATTGTCATCAGCGATTTCATGTGGACCGAGGGCGCTGACCCTGAAGTTATCAAAACAATGCTTGAATCCAGGGGCCTTGTGGTTGATTTCGTGAATGTTGCTGAAGATGCAGGAAAAAAGAAAAGCGCTCCGGGAAACATAGGATTTACCGATATGAACATTGGCAATCTTGAAACATCCATCACCATAAAAAATTATTTTGATGCAGACAAGGATGTTGTTGTCGAGGTAAAAAATGAAGATGGCGCGGCAAAGGCATTTTCCAAGCGGGTTCTTGCCCATTCCCTTGAAACACTCTCTTTTCCGACCATGGGCGGCGTGACCGTTGCCACGCTGAAAAACGCGCCGGGCTCTGACGCGCTTTCCGCAGACACGCTCGCCGCAGACAATTATCTTTTCATTAGCAACCCGAAAAAGGGTGGCATCAAAGTGCTCATCATTTCCAACAAGCCGAGCAAATTCCTCAAGACTGCATTTGAAGCATCCGGCGATGTCGTGGTTACCGAGTCAGAGCCACCCATCATTCCCCGTATCACACCAGAGGCATACGACATTGTTGTTTTTAATAAGGTTGACCCAAACAAAATTCTGACCGGCACCGTTGACGAACTACGCGCCTTTGTGCGGAGCGGCAAGTCATTCATTGGCACGTATCAGGAAGACCTCAGCGCGCTGAAGCTCAACGAACTTCTTCCGGTCACGCTGAAGCAAACATTCGGCGAATCGACGGTTGGAAAAGCAGTTGAAAACCAATTCACCAAAGATGTTGAATTCGGCTCGGTGAAGGCGCATTACGGCGCAGAAGCAGACAACGCGACCATTGTTCTCGCCACCGCGACCACCAGCGGCGCTCCGCTCATTGCGCTGAAAACCTACACTCCCGAAGGCAGCAGAACCGGCGCCAGCAACAACGGAAAAGTGATGTACTACGGCATTGACGACATCGAGAGCGATTTCAAAAATGCGCCTTCCTATCCAATTTTCTGGAATGGCATTCTCAACTTTATGGTGGGCGTGGAAAGCCTCAACAACTTCAACCACAAGACTGGAAAAATCTTTGCGTTCGACAACGAAATTCCCATCCAGACGCCGCACGCTGGCATTACGACGTCAAAACTCATCATGGACAATGCAGGAATCTACATTATCAATGGCGTGAAACACGCAGCGAATCTGGTGGACGAAAAAGAATCAGACGTGTACCAGACCGTGTCATTTAAAACTCTTACTGCTGATTCATACACACCAAAAAAAATTATCAAGGAAAAACAGGTCAGCCTTGAATTGTACTTGCTCATTGGCGCGCTGGCGTTTTTGCTTTTGGAGCTCCTCTATTCAAAATATCGGGGTGACTTTTAATGGCGCTCAATGAAACCGTTGCAGTACTAAGCGAACAGTTGCAGCATGTCAAAATAGTTGAAGGCCTGCGTTTTCTTGCGCTCGAATATATCAAAAAATTTCCCCTGAAATACCCGTATGTGCTCGGCTTTGTGCTCGCTGCAATACTCGTTTTCATGATTATCATCTACACTAATTTTGTTCGTTTCCCGACACGCGAAGAGAAAAAAGACTACAAAAAACAACTGCGTTTCTTCCGTTTTTTTATCGTCATCACGCGCTCTATCACTCTGCTCTTGCTTTTTGTCGCGCTCGCCGCTCCGTACACTTTCAAAGAAAAACAGATTGAAGGCGAGCCGGCAATTCTCGTGCTCTCTGATGCATCGACCTCATTCCAACTTCTTGACCCTTCGCTCACGATTGCAAAAGACCTGAAATCAAAACTGGAAAAGCGCGTTCCGACGTCAAGCGTTGACATTGCTTCCGGACTCCGTTCACCGATTGGTGACGGCATTTTGGGGGCGCTCCACGGTGATGACAGTGTTATTGTTGTTTCAGATGGCTATGCAAACTACGGCCGTGACCTTGGCGATGTTCTGTTGCTTGCATCAAAACTGAACACGACCATCAATGCGCTTGACCTTGCGCCGCAGCGCGCAGACACATCTGTTACTATTCAGGGGCCTGGAGGTGCAATTCTCGGAAGTGACATTGATCTGGTTGTTTCTGTTTCACAAGTTGGCAGCGTTGTGCCCTACAAAATTATTGTTGATATCGACGGCATTCCCGTCATTACAGCGCAGCCAACCGGCTCAAGTGTTTTTCCAATCGCCAAAAAGCTCGAACAGGGGCCGCATAAAATAACCGCAACACTGGTCATTGACTCGAACTATGATTCCTTTTCACAAAACAACGTGTTCTATAAAACCGTTCATGTGCTTCCCAAGCCGCACGTGTTATTTGTTGCGCCGCCGGCAACGCCGCTGACTGCAAAATTGCAGGAGTTGTACGAGGTTACGGTTGTTGAGCCGGCGAGCAGCGGCCAATACTTTTCGTCGCCTGAAGCCTTGATGCCGTATGCTGCTATTATTGTTGACAATGTTGCAGCAGGGGCGATGAATTCTGATCAGGTCAGCATTCTGACTGATTATGTGACTGACGGCGGCGGATTGTTTGTGGTTGGCGGCGAAAATAGTTTTGACCTCGGCAGCTACAAGGATTCCGTGCTTGAGCTTTTGCTGCCGGTGAAGAGTGGTAAGGGCGAAAAAAAGCCGGATGACAAATCAAACGTCGTCATTGTTATTGATATTTCAGGTAGTACCGGCGCAGGATTTGGCCCTGACGGCACAAAAGCGGTTGATGTTGAAAAAGCGCTCGCGGTCAAAGTGCTTGATGATATTACCGACAAAGATCGGGTTGGTGTGGTTGCCTTCAATTCTCAAGCGTTCCAAATTTCTCCGGTCACGCCGCTCAAAGACAAAAAGCAGGAACTTATTTCGATGATATCATCGCTCAAAGACGGCGGCGGAACCAACGTCATGGCTGGCATCATAGAAGCAGAACGCATGCTCATCAACATTCAGGGAAGCAATAACATAATCCTCATTTCCGATGGTGTGACCACTAAATCAGTGGAGGCGCTTGCACGAATTAAAATGGCGCAGTTGGGCGGCATCAAAACCTACGCCGTTGGTGTCGGCGGCAAGACCAACGAAAAATTCATGTCAGAGGCAGCAAATGTTGGCGGCGGAATTTATTTCCAGCCATCACAGGAGCAGCACCTAAAAATTCTTTTTGGCGATCCTGAAGACAAAAAAGGCCTCACGCTTACGGTACTCAATGAAAATCATTTTATCACCAAAGAGCTGACGCTGAGCGGCGAAGTGACCGGCTTCAACCAAGTCGTTCCCAAGTCCAGCGCAAATATGCTCATCACCACTGCTGCGGGCGATCCTTTAGTGACCGTCTGGCGATTCGGCTTGGGCCGCGTTGCGGCGCTGTCGACGGATGACGGTCACCAGTGGGGTGCGGCATTGCTGTCTGCACAGAACGCAAAAGTGTTTACTCGCATCATCAACTGGGTTATCGGTGACCCAAGCAAGACGCGCGGCTTTGGGGTGTTCACCGAAGATATCCGGCTGGGCGACAGCGGTGACATCACCTTGCGAAGCGACAAGGTTCCCCATTCTGACAAATTCCCCTTTGAAAAAATTGACACAAACACGTATCGTGCAAGCTTCACGCCGCGCGATATCGGCTTCTACGACGCGCTGGGCAACGTCATCGCCGTGAGCTATCCCAGCGAATACGAAAAGCTCGGTATCAACCCTGACCTCAAAAATTTGGTGTCAGTCACCGGTGGCGAGATGTTCACGAAAGACGACGTTGACAGCATTGTCGAAAAGGCAATTTCGACGTCAAAACGCAAAGAGACGCAGGAAACATCACTCCGCTGGCCCTTTTTGATGGCTGCGCTCGTGGTGTTTTTGTTTGAGGTGCTGGTGCGGAAGATACGGGAGAATATGTGACCAGTAGGCAGTAGGTTGTTGGGAGTCGATGGTCGTTGGTGGTGGCTATGCATGATGTTCATTCCTTCCAAAAAATCGTTCAGAAGCACTACAAAGAAAACGGCCGCGACCTGCCGTGGCGCCAGACAACTGACCCGTATCAAATTGTTGTTTCAGAAGTAATGCTCCAGCAGACGCAGGTTGACCGCGTGGTGAAAAAGTATGCAGAATTTGTTGCGCACTTTCCTGATTTTTCTTCGCTCGCCGCAGCGTCAGTTGGTGATGTGCTGCGCGCATGGCAGGGGTTGGGGTACAACCGGCGCGGGCTCATGCTGAAACAACTTGCCGAGACGGTTGTTGAAAAATACAGCAGCACACTTCCGAACGATCCTGCTCTTCTCGAAGAACTTCCGGGCATCGGTCCTGCAACCGCACAGTCGATTTGCGCGTTTGCCTTCAACGTGCCCGTTGTTTTTATTGAAACCAACATTCGCACCGTATTTATCCATC
Protein-coding sequences here:
- a CDS encoding VWA domain-containing protein translates to MAFPPIQFDNPFGWYAFSGVAALVLLYMIRPKMIDVKIPSLMFLIKQKGTREKSTFLKKFTTNVLFFLQLMLIALLAAAATSPLISTTYDSTAENTIIVLDVSASMQTKDDNGVRFDTAIKTAADYVRGTTSIILAESVPLIVLDKGSESKARDILSHLNPKETSTNIGDSMILANDLVGGTGQSQLDGRVIVISDFMWTEGADPEVIKTMLESRGLVVDFVNVAEDAGKKKSAPGNIGFTDMNIGNLETSITIKNYFDADKDVVVEVKNEDGAAKAFSKRVLAHSLETLSFPTMGGVTVATLKNAPGSDALSADTLAADNYLFISNPKKGGIKVLIISNKPSKFLKTAFEASGDVVVTESEPPIIPRITPEAYDIVVFNKVDPNKILTGTVDELRAFVRSGKSFIGTYQEDLSALKLNELLPVTLKQTFGESTVGKAVENQFTKDVEFGSVKAHYGAEADNATIVLATATTSGAPLIALKTYTPEGSRTGASNNGKVMYYGIDDIESDFKNAPSYPIFWNGILNFMVGVESLNNFNHKTGKIFAFDNEIPIQTPHAGITTSKLIMDNAGIYIINGVKHAANLVDEKESDVYQTVSFKTLTADSYTPKKIIKEKQVSLELYLLIGALAFLLLELLYSKYRGDF
- a CDS encoding VWA domain-containing protein, producing MALNETVAVLSEQLQHVKIVEGLRFLALEYIKKFPLKYPYVLGFVLAAILVFMIIIYTNFVRFPTREEKKDYKKQLRFFRFFIVITRSITLLLLFVALAAPYTFKEKQIEGEPAILVLSDASTSFQLLDPSLTIAKDLKSKLEKRVPTSSVDIASGLRSPIGDGILGALHGDDSVIVVSDGYANYGRDLGDVLLLASKLNTTINALDLAPQRADTSVTIQGPGGAILGSDIDLVVSVSQVGSVVPYKIIVDIDGIPVITAQPTGSSVFPIAKKLEQGPHKITATLVIDSNYDSFSQNNVFYKTVHVLPKPHVLFVAPPATPLTAKLQELYEVTVVEPASSGQYFSSPEALMPYAAIIVDNVAAGAMNSDQVSILTDYVTDGGGLFVVGGENSFDLGSYKDSVLELLLPVKSGKGEKKPDDKSNVVIVIDISGSTGAGFGPDGTKAVDVEKALAVKVLDDITDKDRVGVVAFNSQAFQISPVTPLKDKKQELISMISSLKDGGGTNVMAGIIEAERMLINIQGSNNIILISDGVTTKSVEALARIKMAQLGGIKTYAVGVGGKTNEKFMSEAANVGGGIYFQPSQEQHLKILFGDPEDKKGLTLTVLNENHFITKELTLSGEVTGFNQVVPKSSANMLITTAAGDPLVTVWRFGLGRVAALSTDDGHQWGAALLSAQNAKVFTRIINWVIGDPSKTRGFGVFTEDIRLGDSGDITLRSDKVPHSDKFPFEKIDTNTYRASFTPRDIGFYDALGNVIAVSYPSEYEKLGINPDLKNLVSVTGGEMFTKDDVDSIVEKAISTSKRKETQETSLRWPFLMAALVVFLFEVLVRKIRENM
- a CDS encoding PAC2 family protein; protein product: MTSWKVKQTVKKLPALKNPILIEGLPGIGNVGKVAVDFMIEELKAKKIYELFSYSLPHTVFVREDNLVELPSIEFYHVKAKTKGGARDLLFLAGDIQPTTEVASYEFSETVLNLMVELKCYELIAIGGIGLQDEPQKPKVLCTGTSHKYVQEFIKGTTVSPKLYGIVGPIIGATGLLIGMAKEKNIEGVCLLAETFAHPLYLGVKGSQEVLKVLEKKLQLKMNLKALNEEIQQVEKEIMKRTDQLTQMMKKNKVTETSYIG
- a CDS encoding phosphate uptake regulator PhoU, yielding MESRKIIAFGSSSFVISLPKAWINQNKLKKGDVVQLDDKKTELLVYPTRIQKDEEPKHTVILTDDKDLDYIRTKIVSSYLNGYGVIDIKGSRLEQDAAHIKTILRNLTGLEIIHQSSDKITAKDLLNIGEINVGTLIRRMDNIVRSMVIDAIDSLNKDHYTSIVERDMDLNRLAFLAFRVIKAALSDNALAKKLNLSNSDLLQDWLVVSRLEKIGDQQKRIARHLRNVSIHKKPKEELHKILTLIQNDYTDVMTAYYKKDLEASYLIDNTNSARMLTCKNYLETIRGNELVEVARTIDHVKSMRTDIKTIARAVMDGETTSTSHPI
- a CDS encoding A/G-specific adenine glycosylase is translated as MHDVHSFQKIVQKHYKENGRDLPWRQTTDPYQIVVSEVMLQQTQVDRVVKKYAEFVAHFPDFSSLAAASVGDVLRAWQGLGYNRRGLMLKQLAETVVEKYSSTLPNDPALLEELPGIGPATAQSICAFAFNVPVVFIETNIRTVFIHHFFKNRNKEKKVSDDELLPLVEKTLDKKNPRQWYNALMDYGTFLKKEFGNANVRSAQYARQSKFEGSNRQVRGRILKVLSTGALRRADLIKNVGLAPEKIRKNLIQLHSEGFLREERGIVSLA